GGCAAAGCCGTATGCGAGGCGCTTGCCGCTTTGCCCCTCCACCATTGCTGCGCAATGGTCCCCCTCCCCGAGACAAGCTCGGGGAGGAATTATCCGGCCAGCAGCGGCGCGATCCGGGCGCAGCCTTTCGATCCGAAATAAACCCGATGGGCTGCGATCAGCCCCTCGGCGATTTCCATCACCTCGACCACGTCGATCTGCTCGCCCTCGGGCGTTTCGCGCGGATATTCCCAGATCAGCGTGCGGCCGTTGGTGAAGTATTCCCCGGTGCGATACCATTTGAGCAAGTCATCGGGCCGCCCCTGCGCCCCGCGCAGCATGAAGGCAAGGATCGCCGCCCGGCCGCGCAGCACCGGCTCGCTCCCCTGCCCCAGCACCGCCGCGACCAGCGGGCTTTCGAACACCGCGTCCTCGGCATAGAGCGCGGCGAGCGCCTCGATCGCGCGCGCCTTGGCGTGGTCGTGCCAGGCATGGAAAATGCGTTCGATATCGGTCATCGCGGCGGCTCCGGCTGGTCATCGAGCCGCAGCGCCAGAAAGGCGAGATCGAGCCAGCGGCCGAACTTGGCACCGACCTGAGGCACTACGCCTGCGCCCTCGAACCCCAGCTTGCGGTGGAGCGCGATCGACCCGGCGTTGCTCGCGTCGATCGCGCCGACCATCACGTGCAGCCCGTCGCTGCGGGCGCGTTCGATCAACGCGCGAAGCAGCGCTTCGCCGAACCCCTGCCCGCGCGCATCAGCCGCGACATAGACCGAATGCTCGACCGTATGGCGAAAGCCGTCATGGGGGCGCCACAGACCGTAGGTGGCATATCCGGCAACCTGCCCCTCGGTTTCCGCAACGAGCACCGGAAATCCCGCCGCGTTCCGCTCGGCCATCCATGCGCGGCGGTTGTCGAGATCGACGATCGTCTCGTTCCAGATCGCGGTCGTGTTGGCGACGGCGTCGTTATAGATTGCGAGGATCGCGGGCAGATCGTCGGGAGTCGCGTCGCGGAGGTGCGGCTGGGCCTGCATGGGGGGACGATAGCCCAAGGCACCGGCTAAAAGCCACTACCTCCGTTTGCCCTGAGCCTGTCGAAGCCTATCCCGAGCGACTGCCGCAGGCAGGCAGTCGAGGGCGGTCGTTCTTCTCTCTTCGCAACGATGGAGGAGGAAAAACCGCACTTCGACAAGCTCAGTGCGAACGGAGCGAAGCTAGGTTCGCTCGCCCCCCACAATCCCGTCCGCCAGCAGCGCCAGCACCGGCTCCGCGCTCTCGCCTACATCATCCATCACCCCGTCGAGCGCCATCACCGCAAGCCCGTGCACCATCGCCCAGCAGGCAAGCGTCGCCGCCTGCGCATTATCGGGCGCCAGCAGCGTCACGCGCAGCCCCAGCACGCCGAATGCCCTGCCGCTGGCGGGTGGCGTCTGCGCCGCCGCGCAATGATCGGCGAACATCAATCGATAGAGCGCCGGATGCGCGCGCGCGAAGGCGAGATAAGCGTGGCCCTGCGCGATCAGCGCCGCCCTGCTTCCGCCCGCCGCCATGCCGGCTTCGTCGGCTGCGGTCAGATCGGCGCCCAGCATTTCGAACCCGCGTCCGGCGACGGCCTGCATCAACGCATCCTTGTCGGCGAAGTGGCGGTAGGGCGCCATCGCCGAGACGCCCGCGGCCCGCGCGAGCGCGCGCAGGCTGGGCGCGGTTTCGCCCGAAGCGAGCAGCGCCACTGCCTCGTCGACCAGCCGCTGACGGAGAGTCGCGGTTTCGGCCTCAGTCATGTTTACACTGTAAGCAAATATGCATGTGTGTACACCGTACACAGCGGAGTGACGTCCATGCAAGCCAAGCCTTCCCGTATAACCGTCGACCTTGCCGCCTATCCCGATCTGGTGATGATCCTGCTCGGTTTCCGGCTGCGCAGATTGCGCGCGATTCCGGCACTGCTGCGGATCGGGCGCGGGCTGGCGGCCATCGATCGCGACCGGCCTGAGGGACTGCTTGCGCACGACTCGCTGCTGTTCGGCTGGAATCATATCGGTATCCGCCAATATTGGCGCGACACCGATGCGATGCTCGCCTTCACCCGCGACCAGCCACATGGCGGCTGGTGGCGCGATTTCCTGCGCGATCAGCAGGGCAGCGGCTTCTGGCACGAAACCTATACGCGCGGCGGAATCGAAGCGGTCTATGTGGCGATGCCGGATGCGCCGGGGCTCGGGACGTTCGCGCCGCGGATCGATGCGGTGGGGCCGATGCTAACTTCGCGCGAGCGGCTGGCGCGGGATGCGGCGCGGGTGGCGCCGCCGCAGTCCTCTGGTTTCGACATTCCTCCCCCGGAGGGGGAGGGGGGACCGCGTAGCGGTGGAGGGGTAGTTTCCACGAACGAGTCGCGCGTGGCTTACCCCTCCACCATCGCTACGCGACGGTCCCCCTCCCCTTTCAGGGGAGGAATTTGCAGCCAAAACTAACGGCCCGGAAGCCGAAGCCTCCGGGCCGCTCGATATTCAGCTCCGCCGCGTCACGCGGCGGTAGAAGCGCCTGAAATCAGGCGGCTTCCTTGCCCTTCTGGGCGTGCTGCTTGAACATCTTCATCAGATCGCCCGAAGTGATCGGGCGGCTGGTGCCTTCCTCGACCGGGCGCGCGCCGCCCGAGGATTTGAGCGAAATGTCGACGCCGTCCTTCTCCGCCTGCGCACGCAGCGCGCCGACAGTCAGGTCTTCCTTCGCATGATGCGCGAACATGTCGAAGTTGAACCACTTCATCGCATTGCCGTGCGTGATCTTGTCGATCTGGCCGTCGGTGAGGTGCTTGATCGAATCCCAGAGATATTCAGGGACTTCCGGCCACAGCGTGTCGCTGTGCGGATAATCGCATTCATATGCGATATTGTCCTCGCCGATATATTCGATGTTCTGCAGCCCGAACTTGTCGTCGATGAAGCAGTTGAGGAAGTGCTTCTTGAAGATTTCGCTCGGCTTGATGTCCTGGAAAATGGTGTTCGTCCAGGCCTTGTGCCGCCAGTTCGAATAATCGGCGCGCTCCATGAAATAGGGCACCCAGCCGATGCCGCCTTCCGAAAGCGCGATGCGCAGCGACGGATAATCGTGCAGCGCCTTCAGCTGCAGCCAGTCCGCCGCACCGGTCGCGATCGACATCGGCATCGTCGTGATCCACGCCTCGATCGGCGTTTCGACCGAGGCATGCGGCGCCGGGTTGCCCGCACCGATATGACAGCAGATCGTCATGTCGGTCTCGGTAATCGCCTTCCAGAACGGCTCCCAATATTCATTGTGGATGCTCGGCAGGCCCAGCACGGTCGGGTTTTCGGTGACCGAGACGGCCTTCGCGCCCTTCTTGGCGACGCGATGGATTTCGGCGACCGTCGCGTCCATGTCCCAGGTGGGCAGGATCGCGCAGGGAATGAATCGGCCTGGATGCGCGCCGCACCATTCGTCGATATGCCAGTCGTTATAGGCACGCAGATGCGTCGCCGCGGCCTTCTTGTCGGGCGCCTTGTGGAAGCGGCCACCGTCGAAACCGACCGCCGAGCCGAAGTTGAGCGAAGCGGCGATGCCGTTGACGTTCATGTCGTCGATGCGCGCATCGACGTCCCACACGCCCTTGCGCAGCTGCTCGAGCGAGGTCGGCTCCATGCCGTACTCCTCGAGCGGGCGGCCGACAACGGCGTTGAGGCCGACCGACGGCAGGAACATGCCCTGATATTCCCAGGCGCTCGTGCCGTTTTCATCGACCACGAACTGCGGAGCGGACTCGAGATCGGCACCGGACAGGTGGTTCTTGAACATGTCGGGGGGTTCGCTGATGTGATCGTCGACACTGATCAGCACCATATCGTTCTTTTCCATTGCTCTCTCCATTCTCCGCGCTTGCGGTGTTCGTCGTGGATGGTTCGGCGGCTTATTCTGCCGGTTCCGCCGCTCCGGCTGTTTCTTCCGCGAGCGGCCCATCCCTGCCGCTGCTGAAATCGCGCGTGGTCCCTTCAATATAACAGGCAGACCCTCGGTTTTTCTCCTGAA
This genomic interval from Sphingosinithalassobacter tenebrarum contains the following:
- a CDS encoding nuclear transport factor 2 family protein; the protein is MTDIERIFHAWHDHAKARAIEALAALYAEDAVFESPLVAAVLGQGSEPVLRGRAAILAFMLRGAQGRPDDLLKWYRTGEYFTNGRTLIWEYPRETPEGEQIDVVEVMEIAEGLIAAHRVYFGSKGCARIAPLLAG
- a CDS encoding GNAT family N-acetyltransferase produces the protein MQAQPHLRDATPDDLPAILAIYNDAVANTTAIWNETIVDLDNRRAWMAERNAAGFPVLVAETEGQVAGYATYGLWRPHDGFRHTVEHSVYVAADARGQGFGEALLRALIERARSDGLHVMVGAIDASNAGSIALHRKLGFEGAGVVPQVGAKFGRWLDLAFLALRLDDQPEPPR
- a CDS encoding TetR/AcrR family transcriptional regulator, producing the protein MTEAETATLRQRLVDEAVALLASGETAPSLRALARAAGVSAMAPYRHFADKDALMQAVAGRGFEMLGADLTAADEAGMAAGGSRAALIAQGHAYLAFARAHPALYRLMFADHCAAAQTPPASGRAFGVLGLRVTLLAPDNAQAATLACWAMVHGLAVMALDGVMDDVGESAEPVLALLADGIVGGERT
- a CDS encoding monooxygenase family protein, which codes for MQAKPSRITVDLAAYPDLVMILLGFRLRRLRAIPALLRIGRGLAAIDRDRPEGLLAHDSLLFGWNHIGIRQYWRDTDAMLAFTRDQPHGGWWRDFLRDQQGSGFWHETYTRGGIEAVYVAMPDAPGLGTFAPRIDAVGPMLTSRERLARDAARVAPPQSSGFDIPPPEGEGGPRSGGGVVSTNESRVAYPSTIATRRSPSPFRGGICSQN
- a CDS encoding amidohydrolase family protein: MEKNDMVLISVDDHISEPPDMFKNHLSGADLESAPQFVVDENGTSAWEYQGMFLPSVGLNAVVGRPLEEYGMEPTSLEQLRKGVWDVDARIDDMNVNGIAASLNFGSAVGFDGGRFHKAPDKKAAATHLRAYNDWHIDEWCGAHPGRFIPCAILPTWDMDATVAEIHRVAKKGAKAVSVTENPTVLGLPSIHNEYWEPFWKAITETDMTICCHIGAGNPAPHASVETPIEAWITTMPMSIATGAADWLQLKALHDYPSLRIALSEGGIGWVPYFMERADYSNWRHKAWTNTIFQDIKPSEIFKKHFLNCFIDDKFGLQNIEYIGEDNIAYECDYPHSDTLWPEVPEYLWDSIKHLTDGQIDKITHGNAMKWFNFDMFAHHAKEDLTVGALRAQAEKDGVDISLKSSGGARPVEEGTSRPITSGDLMKMFKQHAQKGKEAA